In Flavobacterium luteolum, the DNA window GGTTATGTAAGAAAAATAACAATATTTATAATAAAATTTCGTTTAATGTTCTGTAAAAGTTATCATGATGAAAGTAAGAAATTTATTAATTGCTATTGTTGCTGTTCTCGGGAGTTTGACTTCTAATGCTCAGTCTAATTTACTTAATGCCAAAACTGCCGATCAGATTGGGTATAAGACACCTGCTCAAATGATATCTGATAACGATAAACCTCTGGCGTATGGTTATGTTGATGATCGAGATGTTTTGATGGGTAAAATGGTTTGGGAAATTATTGATTTAAACGAAAAAATCAATTTTCCATTATACTTCCCTGTTGATACTGCTAATATTGGGCAAGATAGACGTTCGCTTTATGATATTTTAACCAAAGCAATCAGAAATGGTAAAATAACAGAAGTATATGCAGATAGTTATTTTAATACAAAAAAGTCCTTAAAAGATATTCAAGGAGGATTATCTCGAGTTGACACAACAGATGCTGGCCGAGAATTAATTAATCAATATCCTGACGATTATAGAACCCGCGTTGTTAAGAAAAAAGTGGTTACCGGTACGGGGAAGAATAAAAAAGTTACTTATGTTGACCAGACAGTAGGGCCAACTAGAACAGTTCCTGCTGAATATATTTTGAAACAAGATCTTACTGCTGCCGACGTAAGTCAGTATAAGATTAAAGGCTTTTGGTATTTTGACAAAAGACAGAGTGATTTGAAATATCGTCTGCT includes these proteins:
- the gldN gene encoding gliding motility protein GldN — its product is MKVRNLLIAIVAVLGSLTSNAQSNLLNAKTADQIGYKTPAQMISDNDKPLAYGYVDDRDVLMGKMVWEIIDLNEKINFPLYFPVDTANIGQDRRSLYDILTKAIRNGKITEVYADSYFNTKKSLKDIQGGLSRVDTTDAGRELINQYPDDYRTRVVKKKVVTGTGKNKKVTYVDQTVGPTRTVPAEYILKQDLTAADVSQYKIKGFWYFDKRQSDLKYRLLGICPVTPDVYTMNSDEKDYIELFWVFFPNAREVLHEGKAFNDQNSALPISFDQILNSRRFNAVIYKEENVYGDREIKDYIKDNAQSQLLESERVKEKIRNFEEDMWNY